One window of the Posidoniimonas polymericola genome contains the following:
- a CDS encoding SDR family NAD(P)-dependent oxidoreductase — protein sequence MADSSHPSSPSAEDLQQAAQILEQVAADRGLLAQLPEEDRQRLLRIVNQVALPDRGSRRKLRKEFHRKKQAALDEQRKADAERLATTGIRAQYSTRQLKKPEPPAPFDTPPPALTHDASVATGEGATGQGAADPLSDWPKLDLPRTCYTCKAEYDRLHHFYDALCPACSQLNWTKRNQTCDLSGRVAVVTGARVKIGYQAALKLLRAGAHTVVLTRFPRDAARRFLEEADHEEWRGRLEIHGADLRHTPSVEALADHLAGTLPRLDFLLNNACQTVRRPPGFYAHLMEGERRLGESLPDEARPMLASYEELRKQGTRENKPELAGAALAALGDGLARDSIAGIVKAAELSQIPLVAGDEDRGEHLFPTGQYDVDQQQVDLRSVNSWRLRLADVPTVELLEVQLVNAIAPFILNARLKPLMTRVPTPDKHIVNVSAMEGVFYRAYKTDKHPHTNMAKAALNMLTRTSAQDYARDGIHMNSVDTGWITDEDPAEIAKRKQEELGFHPPLDLVDAAARICDPYIDGQLTGNHVWGKFLKDYQVANW from the coding sequence GTGGCGGACTCGTCCCACCCATCATCGCCCTCGGCCGAAGACCTCCAGCAGGCCGCCCAAATCCTCGAGCAGGTCGCCGCCGACCGCGGGCTGCTCGCGCAGCTCCCTGAGGAAGACCGCCAGCGGCTGCTGCGGATCGTGAACCAGGTGGCGCTGCCCGACCGCGGCTCACGCCGCAAGCTCCGCAAGGAGTTCCACCGCAAGAAGCAGGCGGCGCTCGACGAGCAGCGCAAGGCCGACGCCGAGCGGCTCGCGACGACCGGCATCCGCGCTCAGTACAGCACGCGCCAGCTCAAGAAGCCAGAGCCCCCCGCGCCGTTCGACACGCCGCCGCCCGCATTAACGCACGATGCTTCGGTAGCCACCGGTGAAGGGGCAACGGGGCAGGGCGCCGCCGACCCGCTCAGTGATTGGCCCAAGCTCGACCTGCCGCGGACCTGCTACACCTGCAAGGCCGAGTACGACCGCCTACACCACTTCTACGACGCCCTCTGCCCGGCCTGCAGCCAGCTCAACTGGACCAAGCGCAACCAGACCTGCGACCTCTCGGGCCGCGTGGCGGTGGTGACCGGCGCGCGGGTGAAGATCGGCTATCAGGCGGCGCTCAAGCTGCTGCGGGCCGGCGCGCACACGGTAGTGCTGACCCGCTTTCCGCGCGACGCCGCGCGGCGGTTCCTGGAGGAGGCCGACCACGAGGAGTGGCGGGGCCGCCTCGAGATCCACGGCGCCGACCTCCGCCACACGCCGAGCGTCGAGGCGCTGGCCGACCACCTGGCCGGCACGCTGCCGCGGCTCGACTTCCTGTTGAACAACGCCTGCCAGACCGTGCGGCGGCCGCCCGGCTTCTACGCGCACTTGATGGAGGGCGAGCGGCGGCTCGGCGAGTCGCTCCCCGACGAGGCGCGGCCCATGCTTGCCTCGTACGAGGAGCTCCGCAAGCAGGGCACGCGCGAAAACAAGCCAGAGCTGGCCGGCGCCGCGCTGGCCGCCCTCGGCGACGGGCTCGCGCGGGACAGCATCGCGGGCATCGTGAAGGCGGCCGAGTTGTCGCAAATCCCGCTCGTGGCCGGCGACGAGGACCGCGGCGAGCACCTGTTCCCCACCGGCCAGTACGACGTCGACCAGCAGCAGGTCGACCTGCGGAGCGTCAACAGCTGGCGGCTCCGCCTGGCCGACGTGCCGACCGTTGAGCTGCTAGAGGTGCAGCTAGTGAACGCCATCGCGCCGTTCATCCTCAACGCCCGGCTCAAGCCGCTAATGACCCGAGTCCCGACGCCCGACAAGCACATCGTCAACGTGTCGGCGATGGAGGGCGTGTTCTATCGGGCGTACAAGACCGACAAGCACCCGCACACCAACATGGCGAAAGCGGCCCTCAACATGCTGACCCGCACGTCCGCTCAGGACTACGCCCGAGACGGCATCCACATGAACAGCGTCGACACCGGTTGGATCACCGATGAGGACCCGGCCGAGATCGCGAAGCGGAAGCAGGAAGAGCTGGGCTTCCACCCGCCCTTGGACCTGGTCGACGCCGCGGCCCGGATCTGCGACCCGTACATCGACGGCCAGCTGACCGGCAATCACGTGTGGGGCAAGTTCTTGAAGGACTACCAGGTGGCGAACTGGTAG
- a CDS encoding PadR family transcriptional regulator, translating into MLPKELAAASTRPLLLAILSRGEDYGYSIIQQVRQASGGQIEWSEGMLYPVLHRMEKEGLIQSSWKQANNGRRRKYYSVSANGKKSLAQHREHWLAVHDTLTLLWGPKACLS; encoded by the coding sequence ATGCTTCCCAAAGAACTCGCCGCTGCTTCTACCCGCCCCCTGCTCCTTGCGATCCTGTCGCGGGGAGAGGACTACGGGTACTCCATCATCCAGCAGGTGCGGCAGGCCTCCGGCGGGCAGATCGAGTGGAGCGAGGGCATGCTCTACCCGGTACTCCACCGCATGGAGAAAGAAGGCCTGATCCAGTCGAGCTGGAAGCAGGCCAACAACGGCCGGCGGCGGAAGTACTACAGCGTCAGCGCCAACGGCAAGAAGTCGCTGGCCCAGCACCGCGAGCACTGGCTGGCGGTGCACGATACCCTCACCCTCCTCTGGGGACCCAAGGCATGTTTGAGCTGA
- a CDS encoding small basic protein yields MTIDKSLKVKRGSTGTRSVLTRVERLKQLKDNERWSEGDSPFGIPKVRVKKLQMKKKKKKEKDEDKK; encoded by the coding sequence ATGACCATCGATAAATCACTCAAAGTTAAGCGTGGCTCCACGGGTACCCGCAGTGTGCTGACCCGTGTCGAGCGGCTCAAGCAGCTCAAGGACAACGAGCGCTGGAGCGAGGGCGATTCGCCGTTTGGCATCCCAAAGGTGCGGGTGAAGAAGCTCCAGATGAAGAAGAAGAAGAAGAAGGAAAAGGACGAGGACAAGAAGTAG
- a CDS encoding TVP38/TMEM64 family protein — MLVLLAVPVVPAVLLGEDWVRGLWSGELPDRALIVAGAALLASDILLPVPSGPLLVLLASRVGWPAATAAGVIGLTVGGLAGYALARWGGRPLAVRWAAPDELARWEQAIAANGSWMVLASRPIPVAAEAVTLAAGLGRMTLGPFVGWLLVGNLLTSLVFSVLGQAAAQSEVLSVAVVLAVAAPLALHQLARNRHNRRAPKD; from the coding sequence GTGCTGGTGCTGCTGGCCGTGCCGGTTGTGCCCGCCGTGCTGCTGGGCGAGGACTGGGTTCGCGGCCTGTGGTCAGGCGAACTCCCCGATCGGGCATTGATCGTGGCTGGCGCCGCGTTGCTGGCGTCGGACATCTTGCTGCCGGTCCCCTCGGGGCCGCTGCTTGTGCTGCTGGCGTCGCGGGTCGGCTGGCCGGCCGCCACGGCCGCCGGCGTGATTGGCCTCACGGTGGGAGGGCTGGCTGGGTACGCCCTGGCCCGCTGGGGCGGCCGTCCGCTGGCCGTCCGCTGGGCGGCGCCGGACGAGCTCGCGCGATGGGAGCAGGCGATCGCCGCCAATGGCTCGTGGATGGTGCTGGCGTCGCGTCCGATTCCGGTGGCGGCCGAGGCCGTGACCCTGGCGGCCGGGCTCGGCAGGATGACGCTGGGGCCGTTTGTTGGCTGGCTGCTGGTCGGCAACCTGCTGACCTCGCTGGTTTTTTCGGTGCTCGGTCAGGCGGCGGCTCAGAGCGAGGTGCTGAGCGTCGCGGTTGTGTTGGCGGTCGCTGCTCCGCTTGCTCTGCATCAATTGGCGAGGAACCGCCACAATAGGCGGGCGCCTAAAGACTGA
- a CDS encoding LuxR C-terminal-related transcriptional regulator, which produces MQRTFEESSHSGSCYEVVVASRDGEFISTVQALAASLPTQLQVRVTADADHVETNGLTAAVVVDRRSLLGLGGSVIARPMPEVPVLCVLDGAEGAALEALRRGAWDVLVPPFEARDLQRLMEPLVAEGVRRAGDRELIKDFYSRLNALTDAESEVMEAVCDGKLNKQIARELNVSIRTVEQRRRRVFTKMDVPSAVPLACRVSEVRTIERLSRPATLSPPPADPLGHAPAMGPAPPAPTRMPAIAVPTYSAAPMNQPC; this is translated from the coding sequence ATGCAACGCACGTTCGAAGAGTCGAGTCACTCTGGCAGCTGCTACGAGGTCGTAGTGGCGTCCCGGGACGGAGAATTCATCTCCACCGTACAGGCGCTGGCCGCGTCGCTCCCGACCCAATTGCAGGTCCGGGTGACGGCCGACGCCGATCATGTCGAGACCAACGGCCTCACCGCCGCGGTGGTCGTCGACCGCCGTTCTCTGTTAGGCCTGGGGGGCTCGGTCATTGCCCGGCCGATGCCCGAGGTCCCGGTGCTCTGCGTGCTCGACGGCGCCGAGGGCGCCGCGCTCGAGGCGCTCCGCCGCGGGGCTTGGGACGTGCTGGTGCCGCCGTTCGAGGCCCGCGACCTGCAGCGGCTGATGGAGCCGCTGGTCGCCGAGGGCGTCCGCCGCGCAGGCGACCGCGAGCTGATCAAAGACTTCTATTCCCGGCTCAACGCCCTGACCGACGCCGAGAGCGAGGTCATGGAGGCGGTCTGCGACGGCAAGCTCAACAAGCAGATCGCGCGGGAGCTGAATGTCAGCATCCGCACGGTCGAGCAACGCCGCCGCCGGGTGTTCACCAAGATGGACGTGCCGTCGGCGGTGCCGCTGGCGTGCCGTGTCTCGGAGGTCCGCACGATCGAGCGGCTGTCTCGGCCCGCCACGCTGAGCCCTCCGCCCGCCGACCCGCTGGGCCACGCACCGGCCATGGGTCCCGCTCCACCGGCGCCGACCCGGATGCCCGCCATCGCCGTGCCGACCTACAGCGCCGCTCCGATGAACCAGCCTTGCTGA
- a CDS encoding PA0069 family radical SAM protein, translating into MAREPGKPLRGRGAQAPVGNRFEPLQLEADHEHLAEDDILEDLARRPPTRFFDDDSQSVVTENSSPDIMFRYSVNPYRGCEHGCSYCYARPYHEFLGLDPAIDFESVILVKRRAPALLREWLARPRYTPETIAFSGVTDCYQPIERQLRLTRGCLEVAAECLQPVGIITKNAGVTRDIDVLQQLAAHGAGRVAISIPTLNAELSRKMEPRTSSPAARLRAIRELTDAGIPVQLMAAPVIPGLTDSELPAILAAAREAGAVQAGYTLLRLPPGVQEVFMDWLRIAAPESLERVTAMIGAVRGGKLNDSRFGVRHRGEGAYALQIGQAFGAFKRKLGYVDGERLNAAAFKPPAAAGGQQWLF; encoded by the coding sequence ATGGCACGTGAACCCGGCAAACCGCTCCGCGGCCGCGGCGCCCAGGCGCCGGTCGGCAACCGCTTTGAGCCGCTGCAGCTCGAGGCCGACCACGAGCACCTGGCCGAGGACGACATCCTGGAGGACCTCGCCCGGCGGCCGCCGACGCGGTTCTTCGACGACGACTCGCAGAGTGTGGTGACGGAGAACAGCTCGCCGGACATTATGTTTCGCTACAGCGTGAACCCCTACCGCGGGTGCGAGCATGGCTGCAGCTACTGCTACGCCCGGCCGTACCACGAGTTCCTCGGGCTGGACCCGGCGATCGACTTCGAGAGCGTGATCCTGGTCAAGCGGCGGGCGCCAGCGCTGCTGCGGGAGTGGCTCGCGCGGCCCCGCTACACCCCAGAGACCATCGCCTTCAGCGGGGTGACCGACTGCTACCAGCCGATCGAGCGGCAGCTGCGGCTGACGCGGGGCTGCCTGGAGGTCGCGGCCGAGTGCCTGCAGCCGGTGGGGATCATCACCAAGAACGCGGGCGTGACCCGCGACATCGACGTGCTGCAGCAGCTCGCTGCGCACGGGGCCGGCCGGGTGGCGATCTCGATCCCAACGCTCAACGCGGAGCTGTCGCGGAAGATGGAGCCGCGGACCAGCTCCCCCGCGGCGCGGCTCCGTGCGATACGCGAGCTGACCGACGCCGGGATCCCGGTGCAGCTGATGGCCGCGCCGGTGATCCCTGGGCTGACCGACAGCGAGCTGCCGGCGATCCTCGCCGCCGCCCGTGAGGCGGGCGCCGTGCAGGCGGGCTACACGCTGCTGCGGCTCCCTCCAGGCGTGCAGGAGGTGTTCATGGACTGGCTGCGGATCGCGGCGCCAGAGTCGCTGGAACGCGTCACGGCGATGATCGGCGCGGTGCGCGGCGGCAAACTAAACGACTCGCGGTTTGGCGTCCGCCACCGCGGCGAGGGCGCGTACGCGCTGCAGATCGGCCAAGCCTTCGGCGCGTTCAAGCGGAAGCTGGGCTACGTAGACGGCGAGCGGCTCAACGCCGCCGCCTTCAAGCCGCCGGCCGCGGCCGGCGGCCAGCAATGGCTGTTTTGA
- a CDS encoding SpoIIAA family protein produces MSLELVEAAQGNLVEIEVTGKLNKEAYEIFVPEIEQRISEHGKIRVLVVMHDFHGWEAGALWEDLKFDVKHFNHIERLALVGESKWEKGMSVFCRPFTTAKIKYFDHTEVDSAREWVLSEA; encoded by the coding sequence ATGTCACTCGAACTAGTCGAAGCGGCCCAGGGCAACCTGGTCGAGATCGAGGTCACGGGCAAGCTGAATAAGGAAGCCTACGAGATCTTCGTCCCGGAGATCGAGCAGCGGATCAGCGAGCACGGCAAGATCCGCGTGCTGGTGGTGATGCACGACTTCCACGGCTGGGAGGCGGGCGCCCTGTGGGAGGACCTGAAGTTTGACGTCAAGCACTTCAATCACATCGAGCGGCTGGCCCTGGTCGGCGAGAGCAAGTGGGAGAAGGGGATGTCGGTCTTCTGCCGCCCGTTCACCACGGCCAAGATCAAGTACTTCGATCACACCGAGGTCGACTCCGCCCGCGAGTGGGTGCTGAGCGAAGCATAA
- a CDS encoding DUF1559 family PulG-like putative transporter — protein MPDRTARRGFTLVELLVVIAIIGILIALLLPAVQAARESARRMQCKNNLKNIGLSIQNFYDTYKFFPLGGTNPGADIENYLADTGSVANENARVGPPNGPLEQGLTWAYQILPYLEEGTISQFTQSEQINGQIVSLYVCPSRRQPDPGSLSGVSKTDYAAATAGPSRSQVGDMDYDAYLAELQMANYRQPGAQRQISESFWGCRSCGSGLPSRNQASGFKRVGRYFGFDGVVQRCDWLVNSSTASLSGGGRHEGWQTKVTFAKIVDGSSKTFVVGEKLVPIDYYNGGTADGGIGYPGDDAGWVDGWDCNNMRAAIVPPRADSAIDFGNRTPRNSGSCSQDYDYAFGAAHPGGFNAVFADGSVHSLNYDINQEVLNQLAHRQDGEVIADAY, from the coding sequence ATGCCCGACCGCACCGCACGCCGCGGGTTTACCCTGGTCGAGCTGCTGGTGGTGATCGCGATCATCGGCATCTTGATCGCGCTGCTCCTGCCGGCCGTCCAGGCGGCCCGCGAGTCGGCCCGGCGGATGCAGTGCAAGAACAACCTGAAGAACATCGGCCTGTCGATCCAGAACTTCTACGACACCTACAAGTTCTTCCCACTCGGCGGCACCAATCCCGGGGCCGACATCGAGAACTACCTGGCCGACACCGGGAGCGTAGCGAACGAGAACGCGCGGGTCGGCCCCCCCAACGGCCCGCTTGAGCAGGGTTTGACGTGGGCCTACCAGATTCTCCCCTACTTAGAAGAGGGCACGATTAGCCAGTTCACGCAGTCTGAACAAATAAACGGCCAGATCGTGTCACTGTATGTCTGCCCCTCGCGCCGGCAACCTGACCCGGGTTCACTGTCGGGGGTCTCAAAGACCGACTACGCCGCTGCTACCGCGGGCCCCTCGCGGTCGCAGGTCGGCGACATGGACTACGACGCCTACCTGGCCGAGCTGCAAATGGCAAACTACCGTCAGCCGGGCGCACAGCGTCAGATCAGCGAATCGTTTTGGGGGTGCCGCAGCTGTGGCTCTGGGCTGCCTAGCCGTAACCAAGCCTCTGGATTCAAGCGGGTCGGGCGGTACTTTGGGTTCGACGGCGTCGTGCAGCGTTGCGACTGGCTCGTCAATAGCAGCACGGCAAGCTTGTCTGGGGGCGGCCGCCATGAGGGTTGGCAGACAAAGGTGACCTTCGCCAAGATTGTTGACGGGTCGAGCAAGACGTTCGTAGTCGGTGAGAAGCTGGTGCCAATTGACTACTACAACGGCGGCACGGCCGATGGAGGGATTGGCTATCCCGGCGACGACGCCGGCTGGGTAGATGGATGGGACTGCAACAACATGCGTGCGGCAATCGTTCCGCCACGCGCCGATTCCGCGATCGATTTTGGCAACCGCACCCCGCGAAATTCCGGTAGTTGCAGCCAGGATTACGACTACGCGTTCGGAGCGGCTCACCCAGGCGGCTTCAACGCGGTCTTTGCCGACGGCTCGGTGCATTCACTCAACTACGACATCAATCAGGAAGTGCTCAACCAGCTGGCACACCGGCAAGACGGCGAGGTCATCGCCGACGCGTACTAG
- a CDS encoding pectinesterase family protein — translation MRSLCLLCFSLLLATAAAAESVRTITVDSSIQDAIDQVPLDNHERVVIEIPNGHYNERLRLDQSRVTLRGESRGGVTIHFNFPREEYHKRYDRFGAGVVNLYGDDCVLEHLTIDNTQPTHEHAFAIYGQPNRVIIDDCRVVGEGGDTLSLWNTAHGMYYHRNCEFRGAVDFVCPRGWCFVRDSKFYEVLTTAAIWHDGHMDPAHMKFVLTGCEFDGVQDFWLGRNHYPSQFYLLGCRFAKTMADRPIGVVKDLSNVPEEDRYQWERKYFYDCHRDGGDYAWHADNLDQAAGSPTPDQITPAWTFDGRWDPESQSPPEVVEVETHQDKLYVRFSEPVAGAVAATVTRADGGQAELISGDGTARLVFAGGNEDSAPATLNGESLYGCHATLAMRRLGQVKLPETAPRRDAVILVIGDSTVADYAAKSTLQGWGWGLRKFLDDRSTVINAAANGRSSESFRSEGRWERGLAEAKAAGGPHYVFIQFGHNDNLGKGPGRETDPAPGGSFRANLRRYIAEARDAGAVPVLLTPPRRRLYDEGTDRLRQDVGNAPYAEAARAVAAEEGVTLVDLRAISEQLFNDLGPVTAARLQTEGDATHFSPAGARELASRVLQDLCEQMPGFERYVVEDRLARP, via the coding sequence ATGCGTAGCCTCTGCCTCCTCTGCTTCTCGCTGCTGCTCGCCACGGCCGCGGCCGCCGAGTCGGTCCGCACCATTACGGTCGACAGCTCCATTCAGGACGCCATCGACCAAGTACCGCTCGACAACCACGAGCGGGTGGTGATCGAGATCCCCAACGGGCACTACAACGAGCGGCTCCGGCTGGACCAGAGCCGCGTTACGCTGCGTGGCGAGAGCCGTGGCGGCGTGACCATCCACTTCAACTTCCCGCGTGAGGAGTACCACAAGCGGTACGACCGCTTCGGCGCCGGCGTCGTGAACCTGTACGGCGACGACTGCGTGCTTGAGCACCTCACGATCGACAACACCCAGCCGACCCACGAGCACGCCTTCGCCATCTACGGGCAGCCCAACCGCGTGATCATCGACGACTGCCGCGTCGTGGGCGAGGGGGGCGACACGCTCTCGCTCTGGAACACCGCGCACGGCATGTACTACCACCGCAACTGCGAGTTCCGCGGCGCGGTCGACTTTGTCTGCCCCCGCGGCTGGTGCTTCGTCCGCGACTCCAAGTTCTACGAGGTGCTCACCACCGCCGCCATCTGGCACGACGGTCACATGGACCCGGCGCACATGAAGTTTGTGCTCACCGGCTGCGAGTTCGACGGCGTGCAGGACTTCTGGCTCGGCCGCAACCACTACCCGAGCCAGTTCTACCTGCTCGGCTGCCGCTTCGCGAAGACCATGGCCGACCGGCCAATCGGCGTTGTGAAGGACCTGTCGAACGTGCCCGAGGAAGACCGCTACCAGTGGGAGCGGAAGTACTTTTATGACTGCCACCGTGACGGGGGCGACTACGCCTGGCACGCCGACAACCTCGACCAGGCCGCCGGATCGCCGACGCCCGACCAGATCACGCCGGCGTGGACGTTCGACGGCCGCTGGGACCCGGAGAGCCAGTCCCCGCCCGAGGTCGTCGAGGTCGAGACCCACCAAGACAAGCTCTACGTCCGGTTCAGCGAGCCGGTCGCCGGAGCCGTAGCCGCAACCGTCACCCGCGCCGACGGCGGCCAGGCCGAGCTGATCAGCGGCGACGGGACCGCGCGGCTGGTGTTTGCCGGCGGCAACGAGGACTCGGCGCCGGCGACCTTAAACGGCGAATCACTCTACGGCTGCCACGCGACGCTCGCAATGCGACGTCTCGGGCAGGTGAAGCTGCCCGAGACTGCCCCACGTCGCGACGCGGTGATCCTGGTGATCGGCGACTCGACCGTGGCCGACTACGCCGCCAAGTCGACGCTGCAGGGCTGGGGCTGGGGGCTCCGCAAGTTCCTCGACGACCGCAGCACGGTCATCAACGCCGCCGCCAACGGACGCAGCTCCGAGAGCTTCCGCAGCGAGGGCCGCTGGGAACGCGGCCTGGCCGAGGCCAAGGCCGCAGGCGGGCCGCACTATGTGTTCATCCAGTTCGGCCACAACGACAACCTGGGCAAGGGTCCCGGCCGTGAGACCGACCCGGCGCCGGGGGGCAGCTTCCGCGCGAACCTCAGGCGGTACATTGCCGAGGCCCGCGACGCCGGAGCCGTGCCGGTGCTGCTGACCCCGCCCCGCCGCCGGCTGTACGACGAGGGGACCGACCGGCTGCGGCAGGACGTCGGCAACGCGCCGTACGCCGAGGCGGCCCGGGCGGTTGCCGCCGAAGAAGGGGTCACGCTGGTCGACCTGCGGGCGATCTCCGAGCAGCTGTTCAACGACCTCGGCCCGGTCACCGCCGCGCGGCTGCAGACCGAGGGGGACGCCACCCACTTCTCGCCGGCCGGCGCCCGCGAGCTAGCATCGCGGGTGCTGCAGGATCTGTGCGAGCAGATGCCGGGGTTCGAACGCTACGTGGTCGAGGACCGGCTGGCGCGGCCGTAG
- a CDS encoding PEP-CTERM sorting domain-containing protein: MKRTLTWAALAALTLAAQAPLAGAAVIFNNFGPGNDFGNGGRVVDGGDGVAAIGDIDQAVAFTVGPADQMAETLSLGIFVNDSPAIGTGPVDIILAMDSGDGPGAALQTYSTTVNATGKQVLNVSGAPVLLSANTTYWVVMDAEDEFRGSWNFNTIGDIGLTAGRTDLGIWGTRPLDDRMALRVEGRVPEPASLAVLGIGGMVIAGRRRRGR, from the coding sequence ATGAAACGCACACTCACTTGGGCGGCCCTGGCCGCATTGACGCTGGCGGCCCAGGCTCCACTGGCGGGCGCGGCGGTGATCTTCAACAACTTCGGCCCCGGCAATGATTTCGGCAATGGCGGCCGCGTCGTCGACGGCGGCGACGGCGTCGCCGCAATCGGCGACATCGACCAGGCGGTGGCCTTCACCGTAGGCCCTGCGGACCAGATGGCCGAAACGCTTTCGCTGGGCATTTTCGTCAACGACTCGCCCGCGATCGGAACGGGCCCGGTCGACATCATCCTGGCGATGGACTCTGGCGACGGGCCGGGCGCCGCGCTGCAGACCTACTCCACCACCGTCAACGCGACCGGCAAGCAGGTGCTGAATGTCTCGGGTGCGCCGGTGTTGCTCAGTGCGAACACGACCTACTGGGTCGTGATGGACGCCGAAGACGAGTTCCGTGGGAGCTGGAACTTCAACACCATTGGAGACATCGGCCTGACCGCCGGCCGCACCGACCTCGGCATCTGGGGCACGCGTCCTCTTGACGACCGTATGGCGCTGCGGGTCGAAGGCCGAGTGCCGGAGCCGGCCTCGCTGGCGGTGCTGGGGATCGGCGGGATGGTGATTGCCGGGCGCCGGCGGCGCGGGCGCTAG